The genomic segment TCTTATGACAGTAAAGTAAAGAAGCTTATAACTAACAATGATCTGTATACAAATGATATGCCAGATTATGTTGAAATTTATACAGATGTTTGCATAGAGAAAGTTGCAAAAGCTAAAGCAACAACACCTGATGCAATTGCAATTGTTGAACAAAGACTTGATTTTTCTGAATGGGTTCCAGACGGATTTGGAACTGGCGACTTTGTAATAATTGCAGATGGAACAATGGAAATTTGTGATTTGAAGTATGGTAAAGGTGTTCCAGTTTCAGCAGTAGGAAATACACAAATGAGGTTATACGCTCTTGGAGCAATAACAGAGTTTTCGTTTTTATATGATATTCAAAATGTAAAAATGACAATTATACAACCAAGACTTGATTCAATAAGCACTGATGAAATATCAATTGATGAACTTATAAAATGGGCAGATGAATATGTTAAACCTAGAGCACAACTTGCAATTAAAGGTGAAGGAGAATTATGTGCAGGAGAACACTGTAAATTCTGCAAAGCACAGGCTATATGCAAAGCTAAAGCTGAGTATAATATGGAACTTGCAGGATATGAATTTGCAGAAAGTAAGCTTTTAAGTCAAGAAGAGATTGCAGATATATTAGGAAGAGTTGATGATCTTGTAGGTTGGGCCACAAAGATAAAAGAATATGCTTTAGATCAAGCCTTAAGTGGAGTTAATTATCCAGGTTATAAAGTCGTTGAAGGTAGAAGTAATAGAAAGTGGACAGATGAAAAGAAAGTTGGAGAGATACTTATTGAACAAGGTTTCTTGGAAAATATTATTTACACTAAAAAGCTTACAGGCATATCAAATATGGAAACAGCTATAGGTAAAAAAGAGGTTCAGAGATTGCTAGGAGAATATATTGAAAAGCCACAAGGTAAACCAACTTTAGCACCTGAAGGTGATAAAAGACCAGTATTTAATTCAGCAATAGAAGATTTTAAGTAAAAATTAAATATGCCATAGCAGAGGGCATTGTACTCTGGTGAAATAAAAAATTAAAATTTTGGAGGAAATTATTATGATAAATGCAAAGCGCACAGGCACAAAGGTTACTACAGGAAAGGTTAGATTGAGTTATGTTCATCTAGCTGAACCACATGCATTAGAGGGTAATGAGCCTAAATATAGTGTATCTGTAATAATCGATAAAAATGATAAATCAACACTTACTGCTATAAAAGAAGCAACAGCAGAAGCAAAAGAAAATGGGAAGTCTAAATGGGGAGGAAAAGTTCCACCTACTTTAAAAATACCTTTAAGAGATGGAGATGTTGAAAGACCAGATGATCCAGCATATTCAGGATGCTATTTCTTAAATGCAAGTAGTAAGATGAAACCAGGAGTTGTAGATGCAAGTGCACATCCAATTATGGATGTAGCAAGTGAAGTATATAGTGGCTGCTATGGAAGATTAACACTTAACTTCTATGCTTATAATGCAGCCGGAAACAAAGGGGTCGCATGTGGTTTAGGCAATGCTCAAAAATTGGAAGATGGTGAGCCATTAGGTGGATTTACAAGAGCAGAAGATGATTTTGATGCAGTAGAATCAGATACTGATGATTCATTCTTAGTTTAGAATTATGGATATTCTAAGCATAGATGTTGAAACATATTGTGACTTAGATATTAAAAATGTGGGTGCTTATAGATACTGTGAGCACCCATCTTTTGAAATATTGCTGTTTGCATATGCTTTCAATGATGAACCAGTAGAAATTTTAGATTTTACAGATTTTGATTTATTGCCAGAAAGAGTTTTAAAAGCTCTTGAAGATCCACAAGTAATTAAAAGTGCATTTAATGCTAACTTTGAAAGAAATGCTATTTATAGATTTCATGACCTTCTTATGGTGCCAGAGCAATGGCAATGTACTATGATTAAAGCTTTAACTTTAGGTTTACCAAGTTCACTTGATATGGTTGGTAAGGCATTACACTTTCCAGAGAATAAACAGAAGATGAAAGAAGGTAAATCACTTATTCAATACTTTTGTAAGCCATGTAAGCCTACTAAAGCAAATGGTCAAAGAGTTAGAAACTTACCGGAAGATGCACCAGATAAATGGGAAACATTTAAATTATATTGTAAGCAAGACGTTGAAGTTGAAAGAGATATAAGAAATAAATTAAGCAGATATAAAACTTTAGATAAAGAACAAAGGCTTTGGGAATTAGATCAGCATATTAATGATAGGGGAATTAATACAGATTTAGAACTTATATCAAAAGCTATTGACTGTGATGAACAATATAAAGAAAGACTAGTGAATGAAGCAATAGAGTTAACAGGGCTAAGCAATCCCAACAGTCCAGCTCAATTGAAAGAGTGGATAGGGCAAAGGTTAGGATATGCAGTTGGAAGTATAAATAAAGATATTATGCCAACTTTAATAAAAGATGCTGAGCTTCAAGGAAAAGATGAAGTAAAAAGAATATTAGAACTAAGGCAGCTTATGGGAAAAACCTCAACAAAGAAATATAAAACAATGATTGATATGAGATGTGATGATGGAAGAGTAAGAGGACTGTTACAGTTCTATGGTGCTAATAGAACTGGCAGATGGGCAGGACGTGGAGTTCAAGTTCAGAACCTTCCACAAAACCATTTACCGGACTTAGATGATGCTAGAAATTATGTAAAGAATGGTGATTTTGATATAGTTGAACTCTTATATGATAGTGTTTCAGATACGTTAAGCCAGCTTATAAGAACTGCATTTATCCCGGCTGATGGAAATAGATTTATAGTTGCGGACTTCAGTGCTATAGAAGCAAGAGTTATAGCGTGGCTTGCTGGGGAACAATGGAGACTAGAAGTTTTTAATAATAATGGTGATATCTATTGTGCATCTGCATCTAAGATGTTTAAGGTACCAGTAGAAAAGCATGGTATAAATGGACATCTAAGGCAAAAGGGAAAAATAGCAGAGTTGGCACTTGGTTATGGCGGAAGCGTTGGAGCTCTTACAAGCATGGACAAGAAAAAAGATATTCCAGAAGCAGAACTTCCGGGTTTAGTGAGGGATTGGAGAAATGCAAATCCTAAGATAACTAAGTTTTGGTGGGATGTTGATAAAGCAGCTAAGAAAGCAATTCATGAAAGAACTACAGTTGAGTTACATCATGGGATTAAGTTTATATATGATCCAGGAGTTTTATTCATTCAATTACCAAGTGGTAGAAGATTATCTTATATAAAACCAAAGATTGAAGCAGGTCCATATGATAAGAACATTATAACATATGAGGGGATGGAACAAACCTCAAAACAATGGACAACATTAGAAACTTACGGTCCAAAGCTAGTCGAGAACATTGTTCAAGCTGTAGCAAGAGACTGTTTAGCAGAGGCCATGTTTAAAGTTACTAAAGCAGGATATGACATTGTAATGCATGTACATGATGAAATTATTATGGATATATCTAAAGACTTTGGAAGTATAGAAGCAGTTAATGCAATATTTGGTGAATCTATTGAATGGGCTAACGGATTACCGCTTAGAGCAGATGGTTATAAATGTGATTATTACATGAAGGATTAATACAGGAAGGTGAAAATTATGGAGGATTTAAAAATATGTCCATTTTGTGGCCATGAAGTTGTAAAGACATCTAATAAAGAGATTTACGGAAAAGAATATGGTAATGGAGTTTGTTATTTATGTAGAAACTGTAAGGCTTCAGTAGGAACACATCCAGATGGAAGACCATTGGGCATACTAGCTAATAGGGAAATGAAAATATTAAAAAAAGCGTGTCATGATCTATTTGATTATGTTTGGAAAACCAATAAAATGCCAAGGAATAGTGCTTACGAGGTGTTAAGTAACAAGCTTGAAATAGATGTGAAAGACTGTCACTTTGGGCATTTTGATACAGAAACATTATTGAGAGCATTAAAAGTATTAGCTGATAGTAATTGGTATATAGTTTAGTGCTAAATCTGTAAAAATGGCGAAGGAGTGAAAAATAAAATGATAGCGAAAGAATTAATGGAAAAAATACAAAAATACCCAGGCTTTGAAGTTGTATTCTGTTTCATAGAGGACAATAAAAAGCATGAAAACTTTGAAACACGAACATTTTCTAATTTGTGTGTTAAAGATGTAGAAATACATAAATTAGAAAAACGAATTGTAATATGTGAATAATTTTAAATTCACAATACTAAAATTTTTGGAGGTAAAAAATGAAAATAAGTGAAGCAATGTTAATAATGCAAGAAACTTTAAAAGGGTATGGAGATTTGGATTTAAAAATACAAGTTTTAGATTATGAAGCTGGTGAAACAATAGAAAAATATGTTAATGAAATAGAGCTAGAGCATAGAATAACAACTTCAAGAGAATCTAAAAATTGCAATGTGTTAGTAATAAGTGATGGAAACAAGTAATACGCCACACTAAAATTTGAAGCTGGAAGGATGAAATAATATGGATGTTAGTAAATTATTAATTATAATGCCTAAATATGAAAAATGCCCTAAGTGTGGTAGCGATAGAGTAGGAAATGGACAAGGTAAATTAATAATAGAAGAAGATTATTACTATAGAGAATGTAGGTGTGGTTGGAGCATCAAAATTGATAATGAAGGTGAAGAACTAGATTAATTAAATGAAAAATAACAAGGAGGTTCTACTTATGAATCCTGACGATATTCAAGAAGATATAAAAATTAAATATGATGGCATGGTAACTCTCGCAACTGGTGAAGGTAAGTGGGCAAAAAAATGGAAAAATAAAAATGTATTATGGTCTAAAGTAGTTAAAAGATTAAGTAGAACCACCAGAACAGTAGAGAGTTACGTTGAATATAAAAAGATGGCTAAAACTGATAAAGATAAAGCTAAAGATGTAGGCGGATTTGTTGGTGGTGGACTTAAGAATGGCAGACGTAAGGCTGAAAATGTGGCTAACAGAACAATGCTTACATTAGATATAGATTATGCAAAGGGTGATGTGTGGGCAGGTATAGAAGTCTTATGGGACTTTTCAGTTATTATGTATTCAACTCATTCGCATTCGCCTGAAAATCAAAGATTAAGATTAGTAATTCCTTTATCAAGACCAGTTCTTCCAGATGAATATCAAGCTATATCCAGAATGATAGCAAATGAATTAGGAATGGATCTATTCGATGATACAACTTATGAACCATCAAGGTTAATGTTTTGGCCATCGACTTCAAGAGATGGAGAATATGTATTTAAATTTCAAGATGGAAAATGGTTAGATGCGGATGAAGTATTGGGTAGATATACTTTTGGTTGGCAGGATGTAAGTTATTGGCCTGAAAGTTCAAGAGCTAGAGCAAGATTAAATTCAGCTATTAAGAAACAAGAGGATCCATTAGAAAAGAAAGGTATCATAGGTGCTTTCTGTAGAACCTATTCGATTACTGATGCAATAGCAGAATTTCTAAAAGATGTATATATTCCAGGTACAGATGAAACAAGATATACCTATGCAGAAGGTAGTACATCTGGTGGACTAGTTGTATATGATGATAAATTCAGTTTCTCACACCATGGTACAGATCCAACAAGCGGAATGCTATGTAATGTGTTTGATTTAGTTAGGATTCATAAATTTAGAGAACTTGATGAAGACTCAAAGCCTGATACTCCTGTAAATAGACTACCATCATTTCTTAAAATGTCAGAGTTTGCAGCTAATGATAATGAGGTTAGAAAAACATTAGGCAAAGAGCGTATGGAGAAGGCTCAAGAAGACTTCGAGGCAGTTGAAATAAATGAAGAATCAGAGACAAAATGGCTTGAAGAACTCGAATATACAGAACGTGGTAAGTTAAAAAGTACAATAAATAATATTCTTTTAATTATAGAAAATGAACCACTTTTAAAAGGTAAAATAGCTTACGATGAATTTTCTAATAGAGCTACAGTTATTGGACAATTACCTTGGAGAAAAGATATAAACATCTTAGACTGGTCAGACAGTGATGATAGCGGACTTAGAAGTTTTATAGAAAAAATATATGAAATATCAGCTCCTTCAAAGGTAAATGATGCTTTAACAATAGCCTTCCAAAAACATACATTCCATCCGGTAAGAGATTATTTGAATAGTCTAAATTGGGATGGTGTAAGTAGGATAGATACTCTATTTATAGATTACTTGGGAGCTGAAGATTGTAATTATGTAAGAACAGTTACAAGAAAAGTTTTAACTGCAGCAGTTGCTAGAGTTTTTAAACCAGGCATTAAATTTGATAATATGCTTATTTTAAGTGGTAAGCAGGGAGTAGGTAAAAGTACCATAATTAGAAAGTTAGGCAAGGATTGGTATTCTGATTCATTAACAACTGTAAGCGGAAAAGAAGCATATGAACAATTACAAGGAGTATGGATATTTGAAATGGCTGAAATGATGGCTACAAAAAAGGCAGATATTGAAGCTACAAAACACTTTTTAAGTAAAACGGAAGATATATACAGAGTTGCATATGGTAAAAGGACAAGTAGATTTTTAAGGCAATGTATATTCATTGGAACAAGTAATGAACATGAATTTCTAAGAGATAAGACTGGAAATAGAAGATTTTGGCCGATAGATATATACAATCAAGAGCCTACAAAGGACGTATTCAAAGTAAGTAAGGATAAGATTCATCTGGATGATGAAATAGATCAAATATGGGCAGAAGCAGTTCAGTTATTTAAAAATAATGAACCTTTATATTTATCAGGTGAAGAAGAAAAAGAAGCACAGAAACAACAAGAATCCCATTCAGAGGAAAGTGCAAAGTCTGGACTTATACAAGAGTACTTAGAAATATTATTACCTGAAGACTGGTATAAGTTAGATTTATCTGAAAGAAGAAATTATATACAGGGTAATGAATTTGGTGATTCTAAAGTAGGTACTATGCAAAGGACAAAGACTTGTGTAATGGAAATATGGGTTGAACTTTTCAATGGGGATCCTAAACAATTAACACCAATTGTATCAAGAGAAATTAATGATATTCTAAAAGGTCTTAATGGATGGACTAAATATGATAAAGGTCTTTTAAAATTCGGAAAAGTTTATGGAACTCAAAGAGCCTTTGTGAGGGAGAAATAATGGAAGAAAGTAGAGTTGAAAGATATCTAAAAAAGCAGGTTGAGAAAATAGGTGGTAAGGCTTATAAATGGAATCCAACTGGAGTAATAGGAGTACCAGATAGAATGGTGCTCTTACCTGTCGGAAAAGTTGTATTTATAGAATTAAAGGCGCCTGGTGAAAAACCTAGGAAAATTCAAGAATATAGGGCAAAAGAGCTTAGAAAGTTAGGTTTTTTGGTTGAGTGTTTAGATACAGTTGAAAAAGTAGATTTGTTTATAGAAAATGTGAGGAAGTGAGAGTAGTGAAATTAGAATTTAGAGCAGTTGAATTAAAGGAAGATTCTAAGTGGCTAGAAAAAATGAAGATACAAACAGAGCTGTTAAAAGCAAATAATAATTTAAGATGTGAAATGAGAAATGAATTTATTATAGTTGGTGAAGAAAGCATAGAAAATGAAGAATATTATAAGGTTAATCAGCTTAATGAAAGTGGATTATCTATCTTTGGAGGTTTAGATTTAGCAACCATATCTCTATCAATTCCTAAAAAAGAATTTAAGTGGGATGGGGAAACATTCACAATATTAGATGTTCCTAAAGAAAATTTAACTATAGATTTAATAGATGATATTAAAAGATTAAACTATTAATTTGTTGCATAATACCAGAAATTTTAAGTTAGAAAGAAGGTGATGAATATGAACTTTATCCCATGGAATTATCAAGAATATGCAATTAATCATGTAATTGAACATGATGCTGCAGGTCTTTTTCTCGATATGGGAATGGGTTAGCTAAGGCAAAACTGTAAGCACTTTAACAGCAATAGAATTATTAAAATACGATTATCTTGAAATAAATAGAGTTCTTGTTATAGCCCCAAAGAGAGTTGCAGAAGATACATGGTCAACGGAAGTTGAAAAGTGGGACCATCTTAATCATTTAAGAATATCTAAAGTGCTCGGAACTCAAAAAGAAAGAATGGCTGCGCTAAGAAAAGATGCAGATGTATATGTTATTAATAGAGAAAATGTAGAATGGTTAGTAAGTTATTTATCTAAAGATTGGTTCTTTGATATGTGTGTCATAGATGAATTAAGTTCTTTTAAATCAAGTAAAGCTCA from the Clostridium beijerinckii genome contains:
- a CDS encoding DUF2800 domain-containing protein, encoding MAAHAKLSASSSHRWLMCTPSVELEKGFENKTSTAAEEGTLAHELGELSLRYQLGEITKRSYDSKVKKLITNNDLYTNDMPDYVEIYTDVCIEKVAKAKATTPDAIAIVEQRLDFSEWVPDGFGTGDFVIIADGTMEICDLKYGKGVPVSAVGNTQMRLYALGAITEFSFLYDIQNVKMTIIQPRLDSISTDEISIDELIKWADEYVKPRAQLAIKGEGELCAGEHCKFCKAQAICKAKAEYNMELAGYEFAESKLLSQEEIADILGRVDDLVGWATKIKEYALDQALSGVNYPGYKVVEGRSNRKWTDEKKVGEILIEQGFLENIIYTKKLTGISNMETAIGKKEVQRLLGEYIEKPQGKPTLAPEGDKRPVFNSAIEDFK
- a CDS encoding zinc-finger-containing protein — encoded protein: MEDLKICPFCGHEVVKTSNKEIYGKEYGNGVCYLCRNCKASVGTHPDGRPLGILANREMKILKKACHDLFDYVWKTNKMPRNSAYEVLSNKLEIDVKDCHFGHFDTETLLRALKVLADSNWYIV
- a CDS encoding DUF2815 family protein produces the protein MINAKRTGTKVTTGKVRLSYVHLAEPHALEGNEPKYSVSVIIDKNDKSTLTAIKEATAEAKENGKSKWGGKVPPTLKIPLRDGDVERPDDPAYSGCYFLNASSKMKPGVVDASAHPIMDVASEVYSGCYGRLTLNFYAYNAAGNKGVACGLGNAQKLEDGEPLGGFTRAEDDFDAVESDTDDSFLV
- a CDS encoding DUF3797 domain-containing protein, yielding MDVSKLLIIMPKYEKCPKCGSDRVGNGQGKLIIEEDYYYRECRCGWSIKIDNEGEELD
- a CDS encoding virulence-associated E family protein gives rise to the protein MNPDDIQEDIKIKYDGMVTLATGEGKWAKKWKNKNVLWSKVVKRLSRTTRTVESYVEYKKMAKTDKDKAKDVGGFVGGGLKNGRRKAENVANRTMLTLDIDYAKGDVWAGIEVLWDFSVIMYSTHSHSPENQRLRLVIPLSRPVLPDEYQAISRMIANELGMDLFDDTTYEPSRLMFWPSTSRDGEYVFKFQDGKWLDADEVLGRYTFGWQDVSYWPESSRARARLNSAIKKQEDPLEKKGIIGAFCRTYSITDAIAEFLKDVYIPGTDETRYTYAEGSTSGGLVVYDDKFSFSHHGTDPTSGMLCNVFDLVRIHKFRELDEDSKPDTPVNRLPSFLKMSEFAANDNEVRKTLGKERMEKAQEDFEAVEINEESETKWLEELEYTERGKLKSTINNILLIIENEPLLKGKIAYDEFSNRATVIGQLPWRKDINILDWSDSDDSGLRSFIEKIYEISAPSKVNDALTIAFQKHTFHPVRDYLNSLNWDGVSRIDTLFIDYLGAEDCNYVRTVTRKVLTAAVARVFKPGIKFDNMLILSGKQGVGKSTIIRKLGKDWYSDSLTTVSGKEAYEQLQGVWIFEMAEMMATKKADIEATKHFLSKTEDIYRVAYGKRTSRFLRQCIFIGTSNEHEFLRDKTGNRRFWPIDIYNQEPTKDVFKVSKDKIHLDDEIDQIWAEAVQLFKNNEPLYLSGEEEKEAQKQQESHSEESAKSGLIQEYLEILLPEDWYKLDLSERRNYIQGNEFGDSKVGTMQRTKTCVMEIWVELFNGDPKQLTPIVSREINDILKGLNGWTKYDKGLLKFGKVYGTQRAFVREK
- a CDS encoding DNA polymerase, which translates into the protein MDILSIDVETYCDLDIKNVGAYRYCEHPSFEILLFAYAFNDEPVEILDFTDFDLLPERVLKALEDPQVIKSAFNANFERNAIYRFHDLLMVPEQWQCTMIKALTLGLPSSLDMVGKALHFPENKQKMKEGKSLIQYFCKPCKPTKANGQRVRNLPEDAPDKWETFKLYCKQDVEVERDIRNKLSRYKTLDKEQRLWELDQHINDRGINTDLELISKAIDCDEQYKERLVNEAIELTGLSNPNSPAQLKEWIGQRLGYAVGSINKDIMPTLIKDAELQGKDEVKRILELRQLMGKTSTKKYKTMIDMRCDDGRVRGLLQFYGANRTGRWAGRGVQVQNLPQNHLPDLDDARNYVKNGDFDIVELLYDSVSDTLSQLIRTAFIPADGNRFIVADFSAIEARVIAWLAGEQWRLEVFNNNGDIYCASASKMFKVPVEKHGINGHLRQKGKIAELALGYGGSVGALTSMDKKKDIPEAELPGLVRDWRNANPKITKFWWDVDKAAKKAIHERTTVELHHGIKFIYDPGVLFIQLPSGRRLSYIKPKIEAGPYDKNIITYEGMEQTSKQWTTLETYGPKLVENIVQAVARDCLAEAMFKVTKAGYDIVMHVHDEIIMDISKDFGSIEAVNAIFGESIEWANGLPLRADGYKCDYYMKD
- a CDS encoding VRR-NUC domain-containing protein, translating into MEESRVERYLKKQVEKIGGKAYKWNPTGVIGVPDRMVLLPVGKVVFIELKAPGEKPRKIQEYRAKELRKLGFLVECLDTVEKVDLFIENVRK